One segment of Gammaproteobacteria bacterium DNA contains the following:
- a CDS encoding transposase: protein MSGVFIAFLEKALEGRERPLIVITDNASYHTSKEVKAFLETHRKQIRLFFLPPHSPELNPDEQVWNEIKNDHLEKEPIKNRADFRARVYSALEKLKEFQERVKSFFRLPDTQYANPEKAPA, encoded by the coding sequence GTGAGTGGGGTTTTCATTGCCTTTTTAGAGAAGGCATTAGAGGGTCGAGAGCGCCCATTAATTGTCATCACGGACAATGCGTCTTATCATACCTCGAAAGAAGTCAAAGCCTTTCTTGAGACGCATCGAAAACAAATCCGCTTGTTCTTTCTTCCCCCCCACTCGCCAGAGTTAAATCCGGATGAACAGGTTTGGAATGAGATCAAAAATGATCATCTGGAAAAGGAGCCAATTAAAAACCGGGCTGATTTCAGAGCGCGCGTTTATTCTGCTTTGGAAAAGCTAAAAGAATTTCAGGAAAGGGTCAAATCATTTTTTAGGCTCCCTGATACTCAATACGCTAATCCTGAAAAAGCTCCAGCATGA